In Streptomyces qaidamensis, one DNA window encodes the following:
- a CDS encoding DUF6448 family protein, which yields MPPRCDSLDGPVVTAARTALEGRDVDQFLPYVPEEGEREVREAFSLAAKARTFGREAQEVTDRWFFETVVRAHRSGEGAPFTGLKPAGLDVGPVIPVAEHALDVGSTEALTEALCGIIREQVEERHGRAMALKKHAAEGVTAARAFVEAGLGVQVWAHHVYKQAIAVPHAPTRHS from the coding sequence ATGCCACCGCGCTGTGATTCTCTCGACGGTCCCGTCGTCACGGCCGCGCGTACAGCCCTGGAGGGCAGGGATGTCGACCAGTTCCTGCCCTACGTGCCCGAAGAAGGGGAACGAGAGGTCCGTGAGGCGTTCAGTCTCGCGGCCAAGGCGCGCACGTTCGGCCGGGAGGCGCAGGAAGTGACCGACCGCTGGTTCTTCGAGACGGTCGTCCGCGCACACCGCTCCGGAGAAGGCGCACCCTTCACGGGGCTGAAGCCGGCCGGGCTCGATGTCGGGCCGGTGATCCCGGTTGCTGAGCATGCCCTCGACGTCGGCTCCACGGAGGCATTGACCGAGGCACTCTGCGGGATCATCCGTGAGCAGGTCGAAGAGCGTCACGGCCGGGCCATGGCGCTCAAGAAGCATGCCGCGGAGGGGGTGACTGCCGCCCGCGCATTCGTGGAGGCCGGCCTCGGCGTGCAGGTGTGGGCGCACCACGTGTACAAACAGGCGATCGCCGTCCCGCACGCACCAACCCGGCACTCCTGA
- a CDS encoding HAD-IC family P-type ATPase codes for MARGGHVVAMTGDGVNDGPALRQADIGVAMGRRGTEVARQAADLVLADDNPATIVAAVEEGRRVYANVRRFLLYALAGGTAEILVMLLGPFLGMPLPLLPAQILWINLLTHGLPGVALGAEPVDPHTMRYPPRPPEESVLGAGLWPRILFMGAFVAMVTLVVGVWARETGRPWQSMMFLVLGATQLGVALGSRARPGTLANPFLLVAVGVALGLQAAGVYLPPLRDLLGTEPLPLTDLAIACVLSGLGHVVMRLQARLRPERPPRSGPPAAQGH; via the coding sequence GTGGCGCGGGGCGGGCACGTCGTCGCGATGACGGGAGACGGCGTCAACGACGGCCCGGCCCTGCGCCAGGCCGACATCGGTGTGGCCATGGGCCGACGCGGCACCGAGGTCGCACGCCAGGCGGCCGATCTGGTGCTCGCCGACGACAACCCGGCCACGATCGTGGCGGCCGTCGAAGAGGGACGCCGGGTCTACGCCAACGTGCGCCGGTTCCTGCTCTACGCGCTCGCCGGGGGTACCGCGGAGATCCTGGTGATGCTCCTCGGCCCCTTCCTGGGGATGCCGTTGCCGCTGCTGCCCGCGCAGATTCTGTGGATCAACCTGCTCACGCACGGCCTGCCCGGTGTCGCTCTCGGCGCGGAACCCGTCGACCCGCACACGATGCGCTACCCGCCCCGGCCTCCCGAAGAGAGCGTGCTGGGGGCCGGTCTGTGGCCGCGGATCCTGTTCATGGGGGCCTTCGTCGCCATGGTGACCCTCGTGGTCGGCGTCTGGGCCCGGGAGACCGGACGTCCCTGGCAGTCCATGATGTTTCTGGTGCTCGGTGCGACCCAACTCGGCGTGGCGCTCGGCTCCCGGGCCCGCCCGGGCACCCTGGCCAACCCGTTCCTGCTGGTCGCCGTTGGAGTGGCACTGGGCCTCCAGGCGGCCGGTGTCTATCTGCCACCCCTGCGGGACCTGCTGGGCACGGAGCCGCTCCCGCTCACCGACCTGGCGATCGCCTGCGTGCTGTCCGGCCTCGGCCATGTCGTCATGCGACTCCAGGCGCGACTGAGACCGGAACGCCCGCCGCGCTCGGGCCCACCGGCAGCCCAGGGACATTGA
- the pspAA gene encoding PspA-associated protein PspAA has translation MIMRILGEGQYEITEDHLDRLNALDAALQSAADADDDMRFATALSALLDAVRSCGTPLPTETITPSDLVLPDEDTSLTQVRELLSDEGLIPG, from the coding sequence ATGATCATGCGGATCCTCGGCGAGGGCCAGTACGAGATCACGGAAGATCACCTCGACCGGCTCAACGCGCTGGATGCCGCTCTGCAGTCCGCGGCCGACGCCGACGACGACATGCGGTTCGCCACCGCCCTGTCGGCGCTGCTGGACGCGGTACGCAGCTGTGGCACGCCCCTGCCGACCGAGACGATCACGCCGTCCGACCTGGTCCTGCCCGACGAGGACACCAGCCTCACCCAGGTGCGGGAGCTGCTCTCCGACGAGGGCCTGATCCCGGGGTGA
- a CDS encoding potassium channel family protein, with protein MKWLVSLAGAGLVMITLRDLFHTLWHPTRHGGLSRLVMTALWRLARRFRGRRRVVGLVGPLAMVTVVSMWAVTVILGWAIVYWPHMPEAFTFSPGSEAAREPALLDSVYLSLVTVATLGLGDIAPAESWLRLVSPLEALVGFALLTATVSWVLEIYPALTRRRVLAIRLALLRDSDPTTQQIDCTAGALLLDSLATEVVRVRIDFTQYAEAYYFHDGEDHSSLAAVVGYADGLARRGQAARRPEVRLAGDLLAGALRDLAAILDQRFLHTGGTSTQVFAAYADDHGRSRAQP; from the coding sequence ATGAAGTGGCTGGTCTCGCTGGCCGGTGCCGGACTCGTCATGATCACTCTGCGGGACCTGTTCCACACCCTCTGGCACCCCACCCGCCACGGTGGCCTGAGCCGCCTCGTCATGACGGCCCTGTGGCGACTGGCCCGCCGCTTCCGTGGGCGCAGACGGGTGGTCGGGCTCGTGGGACCACTCGCCATGGTGACGGTGGTGAGTATGTGGGCCGTCACCGTCATCCTCGGCTGGGCCATCGTCTACTGGCCCCACATGCCTGAGGCGTTCACCTTCTCGCCCGGTTCCGAGGCGGCGCGGGAGCCGGCGCTGCTCGACTCCGTGTACCTGTCGCTCGTCACGGTCGCGACCCTGGGCCTGGGGGACATCGCACCCGCTGAGAGCTGGCTTCGCCTTGTCTCACCGTTGGAGGCCCTCGTCGGCTTCGCCCTCCTGACGGCCACGGTCTCCTGGGTCCTGGAGATCTACCCGGCGCTGACCCGTAGGAGGGTCCTGGCCATCCGCCTGGCGCTGCTGCGCGACTCGGACCCGACGACGCAGCAGATCGACTGCACGGCGGGGGCGCTCCTGCTGGACAGCCTGGCCACCGAGGTCGTACGCGTTCGTATCGACTTCACCCAGTACGCCGAGGCGTACTACTTCCACGACGGTGAGGACCACTCGTCGCTGGCGGCCGTGGTCGGTTACGCCGATGGCCTTGCCCGCCGCGGGCAGGCGGCGCGGCGGCCGGAGGTGCGACTGGCCGGCGACCTGCTCGCCGGTGCGCTGAGAGACCTCGCCGCCATCCTTGACCAGCGCTTCCTCCATACGGGCGGAACATCGACGCAAGTGTTCGCCGCGTACGCCGACGACCACGGCCGCAGCCGCGCGCAGCCTTGA
- a CDS encoding glucose 1-dehydrogenase, producing MGRLNERVAIVTGGARGIGAAVARLFASEGAAVVVADVLDAEGEKLAAELGGPARYAHLDVSTEDGWQTVVAETERDLGPVSVLVNNAGILEWGTVEEQSLESFRRVIDVNVQGAWLGMRTAAPSLRRAGGGVIVNISSIAGITGYAGIGAYVTSKWALRGLTKAAALELAPDGIRVCSVHPGAVRTAMTADFDDSFTAGQPLPRFGEPEEVARMVLFIAAEATFSTGVEFVLDGGVTAGPPTVLTPAD from the coding sequence ATGGGACGTCTCAACGAGCGGGTGGCGATCGTCACCGGTGGAGCAAGGGGGATCGGCGCCGCTGTGGCACGGCTGTTCGCGTCCGAGGGCGCGGCCGTGGTGGTCGCCGATGTCCTCGACGCCGAGGGGGAGAAGCTGGCGGCGGAGCTCGGTGGCCCGGCCCGCTACGCGCATCTGGACGTCAGCACCGAGGACGGTTGGCAGACGGTGGTCGCGGAGACGGAGCGGGACCTTGGCCCGGTCTCGGTGCTGGTCAACAACGCCGGGATCCTCGAGTGGGGGACCGTCGAGGAGCAGAGCCTCGAATCCTTCCGGCGGGTCATCGACGTCAACGTCCAGGGCGCCTGGCTGGGAATGCGTACGGCGGCACCATCTCTTCGCCGGGCCGGCGGCGGCGTGATCGTGAACATCTCCTCGATCGCCGGCATCACCGGCTACGCCGGCATCGGAGCGTATGTGACCAGCAAGTGGGCACTGCGCGGGCTGACCAAGGCCGCGGCTCTGGAACTGGCCCCGGACGGGATCCGTGTCTGCTCGGTCCATCCCGGTGCGGTGCGCACCGCGATGACGGCCGACTTCGACGACTCGTTCACAGCCGGCCAGCCCCTCCCGCGGTTCGGTGAACCCGAGGAAGTCGCCCGTATGGTCCTCTTCATCGCCGCCGAGGCCACCTTCTCGACCGGCGTGGAGTTCGTCCTGGACGGTGGTGTCACCGCCGGCCCGCCCACCGTCCTGACTCCCGCCGACTGA
- a CDS encoding cation-translocating P-type ATPase has product MNRREGARRPTAKVGLLRGTTPATGLSSDEAARRLELHGPNEIPAEPRTPVWRRVLQQLRDPLILVLLVAAALTIATGDLSDAAVILLVITVNTVVGVVQEVRAEQAVMALSAMSAPAARVVRDGEERSVAAAEVVPGDVVLVAEGDIVPADGDVLAAASLLADESSLTGESVPVEKAPDGDEVRGAVSAGTVIVRGHGRVVMTATGADSALGRIASLMGGAPGLTPLQHRLVKFGRTLAAVTVALCAVVLALGLVRGQPVELMIVAAISLAVAAVPESLPAVVTLALALVARRMADRHAIVRRLPAVETLGSVTVIATDKTGTLTEGRMAAEQLWTSLGEASVVGTGYQPEGRVVRDGEAVTAGDAPDLAALLSVAMLCNDAALEPPSHRSPEWSALGDPTEAALLVAGSRLGLDRAALDSELPRLEEIPFDSSRKRMTTVHRRPDGGVRIACKGAPESVLRPQILADRPEAVARAAAQAEALARRGYRVLAVASADHDGRPQRPPAWETGLSLLGLVGLLDPPRSASEPTITACKRAGIVPVLITGDHPLTARAVAGRLSIATRDDEVTTGDRIRAGTAGDLTEVRVYARTTPEQKLDIVQAWRGAGTSSR; this is encoded by the coding sequence ATGAACCGGCGGGAAGGCGCCCGGAGGCCCACCGCGAAGGTCGGCCTGCTCCGGGGCACGACTCCCGCCACGGGGCTGTCGTCGGACGAGGCGGCGCGGCGGCTGGAGCTCCACGGGCCCAACGAGATCCCCGCGGAGCCGCGGACCCCGGTGTGGCGGCGGGTGCTGCAGCAGTTGCGCGATCCGCTGATCCTGGTCCTGCTCGTGGCGGCCGCCCTGACGATCGCCACGGGCGATCTCTCCGACGCCGCGGTGATCCTGCTCGTGATCACCGTGAACACCGTGGTAGGCGTCGTACAGGAGGTACGGGCGGAACAGGCGGTGATGGCCCTGTCCGCCATGAGCGCCCCCGCCGCCAGGGTGGTGCGGGACGGTGAGGAGCGTTCCGTCGCGGCAGCCGAGGTGGTGCCGGGAGATGTGGTGCTGGTGGCCGAGGGGGACATCGTCCCCGCGGACGGAGACGTGCTCGCGGCGGCGTCGCTGCTGGCGGACGAGTCGTCGCTGACGGGCGAGTCCGTTCCTGTGGAGAAGGCCCCCGACGGTGACGAAGTGCGCGGGGCAGTGTCGGCGGGCACCGTCATCGTCCGCGGTCACGGACGGGTTGTGATGACCGCTACCGGGGCCGACAGCGCGCTGGGCAGGATCGCTTCCCTGATGGGCGGCGCGCCCGGTCTCACCCCGCTGCAGCACCGGCTGGTGAAGTTCGGCCGGACGCTGGCGGCTGTCACGGTCGCGCTGTGCGCGGTGGTGCTCGCTCTCGGGCTGGTGCGCGGCCAGCCCGTGGAGCTGATGATCGTGGCGGCGATCAGCCTCGCCGTCGCCGCCGTTCCGGAGTCCCTTCCCGCCGTGGTGACGCTCGCTCTGGCGCTGGTAGCACGGCGGATGGCGGACCGGCACGCCATCGTCCGCCGACTGCCCGCGGTGGAGACCCTGGGCTCGGTGACCGTGATCGCCACCGACAAGACGGGCACCCTGACCGAGGGCCGGATGGCGGCCGAGCAACTGTGGACGTCACTCGGCGAGGCATCGGTCGTGGGGACCGGCTACCAACCCGAGGGCCGGGTCGTCCGAGACGGCGAGGCGGTGACCGCGGGTGACGCTCCCGACCTGGCGGCGCTGCTGAGCGTCGCGATGCTGTGCAACGACGCGGCGCTGGAGCCCCCGTCGCACCGGTCCCCGGAGTGGAGTGCGCTCGGCGATCCCACCGAGGCCGCCCTGCTGGTGGCCGGGTCCCGCCTCGGACTGGACCGGGCGGCGCTGGACAGCGAACTACCGCGCCTGGAGGAGATCCCCTTCGACAGCAGCCGCAAGCGCATGACGACCGTGCACCGCCGCCCGGACGGCGGGGTGCGCATCGCGTGCAAAGGAGCGCCGGAATCCGTGCTCCGCCCGCAGATTCTGGCCGACCGCCCTGAGGCGGTCGCCCGCGCGGCCGCACAGGCCGAGGCGTTGGCACGCCGTGGGTACCGGGTGCTCGCCGTCGCATCGGCCGACCACGACGGCCGGCCGCAGCGACCCCCGGCCTGGGAGACGGGCTTGTCGCTCCTCGGCCTCGTCGGCCTCCTGGACCCGCCCCGCAGCGCGTCCGAGCCGACGATCACCGCCTGCAAACGGGCCGGCATCGTCCCCGTACTCATCACCGGTGACCACCCGCTGACCGCGCGGGCCGTGGCCGGGCGCCTCAGCATCGCCACCCGGGACGACGAGGTCACCACAGGCGACCGGATCCGGGCAGGCACAGCAGGCGATCTGACGGAGGTACGCGTCTACGCCCGCACCACTCCCGAGCAGAAGCTGGACATCGTCCAGGCGTGGCGCGGGGCGGGCACGTCGTCGCGATGA
- a CDS encoding PspA/IM30 family protein: MTSIAHRIAALFRIKANKALDKAEDPREVLDYSYTQQQELLQKVRRGVADVATSRKRIDLQINQLRQSGGKLEGQAQQALAAGREDLAREALSRRTAVASQLTDLQTQQATLQAEEEKLTLASQRLQAKVDTFRVSKETIKARYTAAEAQTRITEAVTGIGEEMGDVGLAMQRAEDKTEQLQARAGALDELLASGALQDATLPAGRDDIQAELERVTAGQDVDRELARMKARLRASATPPAVEGKSAEQGPPDQEGTS; this comes from the coding sequence ATGACCAGCATCGCCCACCGCATAGCCGCCCTGTTCCGGATCAAGGCGAACAAGGCCCTCGACAAGGCCGAAGACCCGCGCGAGGTACTGGACTACTCCTATACCCAGCAACAGGAATTGCTGCAGAAGGTACGACGCGGTGTGGCGGACGTGGCCACCAGCCGCAAGCGCATCGATCTGCAGATCAACCAGTTGCGCCAATCCGGCGGCAAGCTGGAGGGGCAGGCCCAGCAGGCGCTCGCCGCCGGGCGCGAGGACCTCGCCCGCGAAGCCCTGAGCCGGCGCACCGCCGTGGCCTCCCAGCTCACGGACCTTCAGACCCAGCAGGCAACGCTGCAGGCCGAGGAGGAGAAACTCACCCTGGCCTCACAGCGCCTCCAGGCGAAGGTGGACACCTTCCGCGTCAGCAAGGAGACCATCAAGGCCCGCTACACCGCGGCCGAGGCCCAGACCCGCATCACCGAGGCGGTCACCGGCATCGGGGAGGAGATGGGCGATGTCGGCCTGGCCATGCAGCGCGCCGAGGACAAGACCGAGCAACTGCAAGCCCGTGCCGGTGCGTTGGATGAACTTCTCGCCTCCGGCGCCCTGCAGGACGCCACTCTCCCTGCCGGCCGCGACGACATCCAGGCCGAACTCGAACGGGTCACCGCGGGCCAGGACGTGGACAGGGAACTGGCCCGGATGAAAGCCCGGCTCCGCGCGTCCGCCACCCCGCCGGCCGTAGAAGGCAAGAGCGCTGAGCAGGGCCCACCGGACCAGGAGGGGACATCATGA